From Candidatus Pedobacter colombiensis, one genomic window encodes:
- a CDS encoding formylglycine-generating enzyme family protein: MKRAILSLFAVLIIISCKQKNNTNEQTATAVKKDLSCCDAKLPKRFGAIKGIDSLGSEQEKGKVSHEGMKFIPTGDFAMGAADNEGRPDEYPVHEVAVDGFWIDETEVTNAQFSRFVKATGYVTQAERKPDWEELKKQLPPGTPKPADELLQPAALTFKKPAKRININDVSQWWSWTEGANWKHPQGPKSNIIGKDNYPVTQVSWIDAAAYAKWAGKRLPTEAEWEYAARGGLKGKKYPWGDEDLTQGKIKANTWQGEFPYTDLKTDGFASVAPVKSFAANGYGLYDMSGNVWEWTADWYTPDYYKTQKGKQSNPKGPAESFDPEEPTIPKKIIRGGSFMCHSSYCKGYRVSSKMKSSVDTALENTGFRCVAN, from the coding sequence GTGAAAAGAGCTATTTTATCCCTGTTTGCAGTCCTTATTATCATTTCCTGTAAGCAAAAGAACAATACAAATGAGCAGACTGCTACAGCTGTAAAAAAAGACTTAAGTTGCTGTGATGCGAAGCTACCTAAACGGTTTGGTGCCATTAAGGGGATAGATTCCCTGGGTTCAGAGCAGGAAAAGGGAAAGGTTTCGCATGAGGGAATGAAATTTATTCCGACCGGAGATTTTGCAATGGGAGCTGCGGATAATGAAGGTCGTCCTGATGAATATCCGGTACATGAAGTGGCAGTTGATGGTTTTTGGATTGATGAAACAGAGGTAACTAATGCCCAGTTTTCACGTTTTGTAAAAGCTACAGGCTATGTAACTCAGGCCGAGCGTAAACCGGACTGGGAAGAACTGAAAAAGCAATTGCCGCCGGGAACGCCTAAACCAGCCGATGAACTATTGCAGCCAGCTGCATTAACTTTTAAAAAACCTGCTAAACGTATAAATATTAATGACGTATCGCAATGGTGGAGTTGGACTGAAGGTGCTAATTGGAAACATCCACAAGGACCTAAAAGCAACATTATAGGTAAAGATAATTATCCGGTTACTCAGGTGTCCTGGATTGATGCTGCGGCTTATGCAAAATGGGCTGGGAAACGCTTGCCTACCGAGGCTGAATGGGAGTATGCAGCACGTGGCGGACTTAAAGGTAAAAAATACCCTTGGGGTGATGAAGATTTAACTCAGGGTAAGATCAAAGCAAATACCTGGCAAGGTGAATTCCCTTATACCGATTTAAAGACCGATGGGTTTGCAAGTGTAGCTCCGGTAAAATCATTCGCCGCAAATGGATACGGATTGTATGATATGTCGGGCAATGTATGGGAATGGACTGCGGATTGGTATACCCCGGATTATTATAAAACACAGAAGGGTAAACAAAGTAACCCCAAAGGACCTGCAGAAAGCTTTGACCCGGAAGAGCCTACTATTCCTAAAAAGATTATCAGAGGCGGATCCTTTATGTGTCATTCCTCTTATTGTAAAGGTTACAGAGTAAGCTCTAAAATGAAGTCTTCAGTAGATACAGCACTGGAAAACACCGGTTTTAGGTGCGTTGCCAATTGA
- a CDS encoding DUF1501 domain-containing protein, whose amino-acid sequence MTSRRGFIKAGGLALFGIGLGGIPGFLAEAVAGTKAPGLFKRKKIMVCIFQRGAMDGLMAVTPFTDNYLKAARPTLFMSAAKGGKTTPLIDLDGRFGLHPSMAAFERIFREKRMAIVHGIGSPNNTRSHFDAQDYMESGTPFRKGTDSGWLNRAVGLLGHDAATTPFQGVSLTSSLPRSFYGENPAVAISNLQDFNIQLRGNVKGANMAAKSFEDLYDTTSSGLLKETGKESFDAMKMLQKVDTKNYKPSNNAVYPNSALGNSLKQIAQLIKMDVGMEVAFAESGGWDTHFNQGAETGIFARNVNDLSESIMAFWTDMGTYQDDLTVMTMTEFGRTVKQNGTGGTDHGRASCNFILGNGVNGGLVHGLVNPLAVENLEDGRDLAVTTDFRSVFSEVADKHLNINNDKVLFPDWEGNKIGVMR is encoded by the coding sequence ATGACTTCAAGAAGAGGATTTATAAAAGCAGGTGGATTAGCCCTATTTGGCATAGGGTTAGGGGGGATTCCCGGTTTTTTAGCTGAAGCTGTAGCAGGAACAAAAGCTCCCGGGTTGTTTAAAAGGAAAAAGATAATGGTTTGTATTTTTCAGCGTGGGGCAATGGATGGCTTAATGGCTGTAACACCCTTTACTGATAATTACTTAAAGGCCGCCCGCCCGACCTTGTTTATGAGCGCTGCTAAAGGAGGTAAAACAACTCCATTGATAGATCTGGATGGTCGTTTTGGTTTACATCCTTCAATGGCGGCTTTTGAACGCATCTTTAGGGAAAAGAGAATGGCAATTGTCCATGGTATAGGTTCCCCAAATAATACCCGATCACATTTTGATGCACAGGATTATATGGAGTCTGGTACGCCTTTCAGAAAGGGTACGGATAGTGGCTGGTTAAACCGTGCGGTCGGCTTGTTGGGACATGATGCCGCAACTACCCCTTTTCAGGGCGTTAGCTTAACTTCATCTTTACCAAGATCATTTTATGGTGAAAATCCGGCAGTGGCAATTAGCAACCTGCAGGATTTTAATATACAATTAAGAGGCAATGTTAAAGGAGCAAATATGGCGGCAAAAAGCTTCGAAGATTTGTATGATACCACTTCGTCGGGTTTATTGAAAGAAACCGGAAAAGAAAGTTTTGATGCCATGAAAATGCTTCAAAAAGTTGATACAAAAAACTATAAACCATCAAACAACGCTGTATATCCTAATTCTGCATTGGGTAATTCGCTAAAACAAATTGCTCAGTTAATTAAAATGGATGTAGGAATGGAAGTTGCTTTTGCTGAATCCGGAGGTTGGGATACGCATTTTAATCAGGGTGCAGAAACCGGGATCTTTGCCAGAAATGTAAATGATTTGAGTGAAAGCATTATGGCTTTTTGGACGGATATGGGGACTTATCAGGATGATTTAACGGTGATGACAATGACTGAATTTGGGCGCACAGTAAAACAAAATGGTACTGGTGGAACCGACCATGGAAGGGCATCTTGCAATTTTATTTTGGGCAATGGTGTTAATGGCGGACTAGTGCACGGTCTTGTTAATCCACTGGCCGTAGAAAACCTTGAAGATGGCAGGGATCTCGCTGTAACCACCGATTTTAGAAGTGTGTTTAGTGAGGTCGCGGATAAGCATCTGAACATCAATAACGATAAGGTACTGTTTCCTGATTGGGAAGGTAACAAAATCGGTGTAATGAGGTAG
- a CDS encoding DUF1800 domain-containing protein yields MKTPAKVIYSFVIVFFITVLCSAFQKEKLATVKFAFPYKQAGLDERQAAAHLLSRFTYGAKAEDIDEVVKMGLEKWFLQQLDGKIDDEQLNRSLSQYDDINLSNTEVENKYPRPGLAIRMAVKEGIINKDSVNKADGKEYKEKVKTFMESKGYKPQQELFRQFFNQKILRAAYTNNQLHELLTDFWFNHFNVSLTKNQSASFIPAYERDVIRPNVTGKFQTLLLATAKSPAMLMYLDNFSSSGTPTANNNGNMAMEGIRQVNQRQGVRPFANAAFLKKQQEKKKQGGLNENYAREVMELHTLGVDGGYTQNDVTQAARVLTGWTIAPMGDNGYGSVAKNLFDKVDENTLERRGFVHDGDFLFTPTRHDNGEKIVLGKRFPANHGYDEGVELLTMLAHHPSTAKFISKKLATRFVNDNPAQSLVDKMAKTFLKTDGDIKQVMITMVSAPEFWSKESLREKTKSPFELTISAVRSLNAEITQPFQLYTWINKMGQRMYYYQAPTGFPDKGQYWINTGSLLNRMNFGLALATQRIPGVKINLASLNNNHEPESADAALLIYCKLIMPERDVEETVKRLKPMLNNPDLVNKVETAAAKTTPPQTMDTMAGTDMQSMNKSDKQEAKVANRGFGKKANKITYAAGNNTMLAQVVGVIIGSPEFQRK; encoded by the coding sequence ATGAAAACACCGGCAAAAGTTATCTATTCATTTGTAATTGTGTTTTTTATCACTGTATTATGCTCGGCCTTCCAAAAGGAAAAGTTGGCTACGGTAAAATTCGCATTCCCCTATAAACAAGCAGGACTGGATGAACGACAGGCAGCCGCACATCTTTTGAGTAGGTTTACTTATGGAGCAAAAGCAGAAGATATTGATGAGGTGGTTAAGATGGGGCTGGAAAAATGGTTTTTGCAACAGTTGGATGGAAAGATCGACGATGAGCAGCTAAATAGATCTTTGAGTCAATATGATGATATTAATTTGAGTAATACAGAAGTCGAAAATAAATACCCCCGTCCGGGATTAGCTATAAGGATGGCTGTTAAAGAGGGTATAATCAATAAAGATTCTGTAAACAAGGCCGATGGAAAAGAATACAAAGAAAAGGTAAAAACCTTTATGGAGTCGAAAGGCTACAAGCCTCAACAGGAGCTTTTCCGCCAGTTTTTTAATCAAAAAATACTTAGAGCAGCCTATACCAATAACCAATTGCATGAATTGCTTACCGATTTCTGGTTTAATCATTTCAATGTTTCTTTAACAAAAAATCAAAGTGCGTCATTTATTCCGGCTTATGAGCGGGATGTGATCAGGCCTAACGTTACTGGCAAGTTTCAAACCTTGTTACTAGCTACAGCAAAATCCCCAGCCATGTTGATGTATCTGGATAATTTTTCGAGTAGTGGAACTCCGACCGCAAACAATAATGGGAACATGGCAATGGAAGGTATTAGACAAGTGAATCAACGCCAGGGTGTCCGACCTTTTGCAAACGCTGCATTCCTGAAAAAACAACAAGAGAAAAAGAAACAGGGTGGACTAAATGAAAATTATGCCCGCGAGGTGATGGAGTTGCATACTTTAGGCGTAGATGGAGGGTATACTCAAAACGATGTAACTCAAGCTGCGAGAGTATTAACCGGATGGACTATTGCGCCTATGGGCGATAATGGCTATGGTTCTGTGGCAAAAAATCTATTCGATAAAGTGGATGAAAATACGTTGGAAAGGCGAGGCTTTGTACATGATGGCGACTTCTTGTTTACGCCAACACGTCACGACAATGGAGAAAAAATAGTATTGGGTAAACGTTTCCCTGCAAACCATGGATATGATGAAGGGGTAGAGCTGCTTACTATGTTAGCGCATCATCCTTCTACTGCAAAATTTATTTCTAAAAAATTGGCCACCAGGTTTGTAAATGACAATCCCGCACAGTCATTGGTCGATAAGATGGCTAAAACCTTCCTTAAAACAGATGGAGATATTAAACAGGTCATGATTACCATGGTTTCTGCACCAGAATTTTGGAGTAAGGAATCCTTAAGGGAGAAAACTAAATCTCCTTTCGAGCTTACCATTAGCGCAGTACGTAGTTTAAATGCTGAGATCACACAGCCGTTCCAGTTGTATACCTGGATCAATAAAATGGGTCAAAGAATGTATTATTATCAGGCGCCTACCGGTTTCCCAGATAAAGGACAATACTGGATCAATACAGGATCTTTATTAAATAGAATGAACTTTGGACTGGCTCTGGCCACCCAACGGATTCCCGGAGTTAAGATAAACCTTGCTTCACTAAACAACAATCATGAACCGGAAAGTGCTGATGCCGCATTGCTGATTTACTGTAAGCTGATCATGCCTGAACGTGATGTTGAGGAAACCGTTAAGCGACTAAAACCTATGTTAAATAATCCGGATTTGGTAAACAAGGTCGAAACTGCAGCTGCAAAAACAACACCACCTCAAACTATGGATACGATGGCTGGTACTGATATGCAAAGCATGAATAAAAGCGATAAGCAAGAAGCTAAAGTGGCCAACAGAGGTTTCGGTAAAAAAGCAAATAAAATTACTTATGCGGCCGGTAACAATACTATGCTGGCACAGGTAGTAGGTGTAATTATTGGTTCTCCAGAATTTCAACGTAAATAA
- a CDS encoding cupin-like domain-containing protein, which produces MKFDLTPIDIVNDINKTDFEKYYLNPRKPLIIKNRSKSWPAYDKWNLDYMKTVVGDQTVPLYDSSKADPSKPINASAAEMKFGDYIELIKHTPTDLRIFLFDPIKQAPKLLEDYRAPKDLMGGFLDSYPNMFFGGKGSVTFLHYDIDMAHIFHTHFNGRKHVILFENKWKDRLYQIPYATYALEDYDVEKPDFNKYPALKGVKGVEAFLEHGDTLFMPTGYWHWMKYLDGSFSISLRAWDKSWVVKAKSLYNLTLQRKFDDFMKANFREKYMNWKEELAIKRANRALERNKPD; this is translated from the coding sequence ATGAAGTTTGACTTGACTCCTATTGATATCGTTAATGACATCAACAAAACAGATTTTGAAAAATACTATCTGAATCCCCGTAAACCTCTCATCATCAAAAACAGGTCTAAATCATGGCCCGCTTATGATAAATGGAATCTGGATTATATGAAAACAGTGGTCGGTGATCAAACTGTACCACTTTATGACAGCTCCAAAGCTGATCCCTCTAAACCAATTAATGCTTCTGCTGCAGAAATGAAGTTTGGAGATTATATTGAGCTGATTAAACATACACCGACAGACCTCCGTATATTCCTTTTCGACCCAATTAAGCAAGCACCAAAATTATTGGAAGATTACAGGGCACCAAAAGATTTAATGGGTGGCTTTTTAGACAGCTATCCAAATATGTTTTTTGGCGGCAAGGGCTCTGTTACTTTTTTGCATTACGATATAGATATGGCTCATATTTTCCATACTCATTTTAATGGTCGTAAACATGTTATACTGTTCGAAAACAAATGGAAAGACCGCTTATATCAGATACCTTATGCTACCTATGCATTGGAAGATTATGATGTAGAGAAACCCGACTTCAATAAATATCCTGCTTTAAAAGGTGTTAAAGGGGTAGAAGCATTTCTTGAACATGGCGACACATTGTTTATGCCTACCGGATATTGGCATTGGATGAAATACCTGGACGGTTCATTTTCTATTAGTCTACGGGCATGGGACAAATCCTGGGTCGTAAAGGCTAAAAGCTTATACAACTTAACCCTTCAACGTAAGTTCGATGATTTTATGAAGGCCAATTTCAGAGAAAAATACATGAACTGGAAAGAAGAATTGGCCATTAAAAGAGCCAATCGTGCACTGGAACGAAACAAACCGGATTAA
- a CDS encoding cupin-like domain-containing protein, with protein MSFILKPVDTVESISPADFKKNYLDAGRPLIIKGLTKTWPAREKWTTDYLKQIAGDVNVSLMDNSKADPSKPINASVAEMRFGDYLDLIKSKPTELRIFFFNLFKHVPGLVDDIVIPKDLMGGFIESMPAMFFGGSNSVTFLHYDIDLPHLFHTHFGGRKHIILFDNKWKKRLYCIPNATYALEDYDVANPDFEKFPALNGVEGYEVFLEHGDTLFMPTGMWHWMKYLDGSFSLTLRAWDASLTRKAQSVFNLAIKGGLDSMLKMTFKAPYAKWRERLAVKKAERALAVGDPK; from the coding sequence ATGAGCTTTATTTTAAAGCCGGTAGATACCGTTGAAAGTATCAGCCCTGCTGATTTTAAAAAAAATTACCTGGATGCTGGTCGTCCTTTAATCATCAAAGGCTTAACCAAAACCTGGCCAGCCAGAGAAAAATGGACAACTGACTATCTGAAGCAAATAGCGGGGGATGTGAATGTTAGTCTAATGGACAATTCTAAAGCTGATCCATCTAAACCCATCAACGCTTCTGTTGCAGAAATGCGCTTTGGCGATTACCTGGACCTGATTAAGTCCAAACCAACAGAACTGCGTATCTTTTTCTTTAACCTGTTTAAGCATGTGCCTGGCTTGGTTGATGACATTGTTATTCCTAAAGATCTAATGGGAGGTTTTATTGAAAGCATGCCGGCCATGTTCTTTGGAGGTTCAAACTCTGTTACTTTTTTACATTACGATATTGATCTGCCCCACCTTTTTCACACTCACTTTGGCGGTAGAAAACACATCATATTGTTCGACAACAAATGGAAAAAACGCCTGTACTGTATCCCTAATGCAACCTATGCGTTAGAAGATTATGACGTGGCCAATCCTGATTTTGAGAAATTTCCTGCCTTAAACGGTGTGGAAGGATATGAGGTATTCCTTGAACACGGTGACACTTTATTTATGCCAACGGGCATGTGGCATTGGATGAAATACCTGGATGGATCTTTCTCCCTGACACTTAGAGCCTGGGATGCCTCCTTAACCAGAAAAGCACAAAGCGTTTTTAACCTTGCCATTAAAGGAGGACTAGACAGTATGCTAAAAATGACCTTCAAAGCTCCTTACGCAAAATGGAGAGAACGTTTAGCGGTTAAAAAAGCAGAAAGGGCATTAGCTGTGGGCGATCCAAAATAA
- a CDS encoding VWA domain-containing protein, whose translation MRGYHFSDHKPDDLPKGGFDELLKLFTQLLNYTAGDAGDALTWMNELDKQYKLTGNEYGMGDFMDDLKAKGYITETPANGNISITGKTEQTIRKSALEEIFGQLKKAGRGNHNSNISGIGEEKNADRREYTFGDSLDQIDMTASIHNAQINHGIGNFTLTERDLEVEEKDYKTLTSTVLMIDISHSMILYGEDRITPAKKVAMALAELISTRYPKDTLDIVVFGNDAWPITVKDLTYLQVGPYHTNTYAGLELATDLLRRRKTHNKQIFMITDGKPTCLKENGRYYKNSMGLDRKVINKTLNMAAQCKRHGIPITTFMIAQDPYLQQFVREFTQINGGRAFYSSLTGLGEYIFEDYIKNRRKTVR comes from the coding sequence ATGAGAGGGTACCATTTTTCTGACCATAAGCCAGATGACCTCCCCAAGGGGGGATTTGATGAGTTACTAAAGCTATTTACCCAACTGCTCAATTATACGGCAGGCGATGCGGGTGACGCATTAACATGGATGAATGAACTGGACAAGCAATATAAACTTACCGGTAATGAGTATGGTATGGGGGATTTTATGGATGACCTCAAAGCCAAAGGTTACATCACAGAAACCCCGGCAAATGGAAATATCAGCATCACTGGAAAAACGGAACAAACCATCCGTAAGTCGGCCCTTGAAGAAATTTTCGGCCAACTAAAAAAGGCAGGAAGGGGAAATCACAACAGCAATATATCTGGTATTGGTGAAGAAAAGAATGCCGACAGAAGGGAATATACTTTCGGTGATAGTCTGGATCAAATAGATATGACAGCTTCGATCCACAATGCGCAGATCAATCATGGCATCGGCAACTTTACATTAACGGAACGGGATCTGGAAGTAGAAGAAAAGGATTACAAAACCCTTACTTCGACCGTACTGATGATCGACATTTCTCATTCTATGATCTTGTATGGTGAAGATAGAATAACGCCAGCCAAAAAGGTAGCCATGGCGCTTGCGGAATTGATTAGCACGCGTTACCCTAAAGATACCTTAGATATTGTAGTTTTTGGTAATGATGCCTGGCCTATTACGGTTAAGGATCTGACTTATCTACAGGTTGGGCCTTATCACACGAATACTTATGCAGGCCTGGAACTGGCTACCGACTTACTTCGCAGGCGTAAAACACATAATAAACAGATTTTTATGATCACTGATGGTAAGCCTACCTGTTTAAAAGAAAACGGGCGCTACTATAAAAACAGCATGGGACTGGACAGAAAGGTAATCAATAAAACCCTAAATATGGCTGCGCAATGTAAACGTCACGGCATACCCATTACAACCTTTATGATCGCTCAGGATCCATACTTACAACAGTTTGTACGGGAATTTACACAAATAAATGGTGGAAGGGCATTTTATAGCTCTTTAACCGGATTAGGAGAGTATATTTTTGAGGATTATATTAAAAACAGAAGAAAAACAGTAAGGTAA
- a CDS encoding sigma 54-interacting transcriptional regulator, which translates to MDHNTIKTLGELKASKYKSLSVKDELRKNLIKQLKNRSEGFQGILGYNDTVIPELHTAILSRHNILLLGLRGQAKTRIARLMVDLLDEYIPYVSGSEIFDDPLNPISWYARHEILIHGDNTPISWQHRSERYTEKLATPDVTVADLIGDIDPIKAATLKLTYNDERVIHFGLIPRAHRSIFVINELPDLQARIQVALFNMLQEKDIQIRGFKLRLPLDIQFVFTANPEDYTNRGSIVTPLKDRIESQILTHYPKTIEVAREITRQETRISQEQLKQVHADGLIRDVIEQVAIEARKSEFIDQKSGVSARLTIAAFENLISTAERRMLLNREKTAIVRLSDLTGIIPAITGKIELVYEGELEGPTKVAHTLIGKAIKTLFPLYFPDPEKVKKGKSGNPYEKVINWFTEGNTLNLADNLSTAQYQKELMDVDGLYEVAQFYHPKASENQTLLLMELILHGLAEYSQLNKKYLAGGFGFSDMFDSLFNINMQDED; encoded by the coding sequence ATGGATCACAACACGATAAAAACCCTTGGCGAGCTAAAAGCTTCCAAATACAAATCATTATCTGTAAAAGATGAGCTCCGTAAAAACCTGATCAAACAGCTTAAAAACAGATCAGAAGGATTTCAGGGTATTTTAGGATATAATGACACTGTGATACCCGAACTACATACCGCCATTTTATCCCGCCATAATATCCTGTTACTTGGGTTACGTGGACAGGCAAAAACCCGTATTGCGCGCTTAATGGTTGATTTATTGGACGAATATATCCCTTATGTAAGTGGTAGCGAGATTTTTGATGACCCTCTTAATCCCATTTCATGGTATGCCAGGCACGAAATATTGATACATGGCGACAATACACCAATTAGCTGGCAACACCGTTCTGAACGCTATACAGAAAAACTGGCAACACCAGACGTTACAGTAGCCGACCTGATTGGCGACATAGACCCTATTAAGGCTGCTACCTTAAAACTTACTTATAATGATGAGCGGGTGATCCATTTTGGATTGATACCAAGAGCACATCGTAGCATATTTGTAATTAATGAATTACCTGATCTTCAGGCTCGAATTCAAGTAGCATTGTTTAATATGTTGCAGGAGAAAGACATTCAAATTAGAGGATTCAAACTACGCCTGCCTCTTGATATTCAGTTTGTATTTACCGCAAATCCTGAAGACTATACTAATCGTGGCTCTATTGTAACCCCATTAAAGGACCGTATCGAGAGTCAAATCCTTACTCATTACCCTAAAACAATAGAAGTTGCAAGAGAGATTACCCGTCAGGAAACCAGGATAAGTCAGGAGCAACTAAAACAAGTTCATGCCGACGGACTGATCAGAGATGTTATTGAACAGGTAGCCATTGAAGCTAGAAAGAGTGAGTTTATTGATCAGAAATCCGGTGTTTCGGCAAGACTTACTATTGCTGCATTTGAGAACCTGATCAGTACTGCAGAGCGGAGAATGCTCCTTAATAGAGAAAAGACCGCTATTGTCCGCTTGTCAGATCTTACCGGCATCATTCCTGCCATAACAGGAAAAATAGAACTGGTTTATGAAGGTGAACTGGAAGGTCCTACAAAAGTAGCCCACACACTTATTGGAAAAGCCATTAAAACGCTATTCCCACTTTATTTTCCAGACCCCGAGAAAGTTAAAAAGGGCAAGTCAGGCAATCCTTATGAAAAGGTTATAAATTGGTTTACTGAAGGAAATACATTGAATTTAGCTGATAACCTGAGTACTGCTCAATACCAAAAGGAGCTGATGGACGTTGATGGACTATATGAAGTAGCTCAGTTTTATCATCCAAAAGCATCTGAAAATCAAACGCTTTTACTGATGGAATTGATCCTGCATGGATTAGCCGAATACTCACAACTAAACAAAAAATATCTTGCAGGGGGCTTTGGTTTCTCCGATATGTTCGACAGTCTGTTTAACATTAATATGCAGGACGAGGACTAA
- a CDS encoding metallophosphoesterase — MGRLPLIIFLSVFLLIFDYYCYRAILSVFKKWKPSTKKLFTILWWTYTIGLVLGVFAGIYLNLYLTIRAVILVAFFLTVGCKLVMLPFLLIDDLRRGIIKLLRLCSKQKPAGVALPTTPISRAEPISRSAFIVKAGILTAAVPLASLSWGIVSGAYDYKIKRKTLILPNLPKAFDGIKMGQISDIHSGSFYNRKAVLGGVEMLLGEKPDFIFFTGDLVNDMASEMRDYQDIFSKVKAPLGVYSTLGNHDYGDYHFGKAPSPAKARNLQDVIKTHKLIGWDLLMNENRRLKIDGEEIGILGIENWGMGRFPKYGRMDLAVKHTDDLPVKLLLSHDPSHWRGQVLEKYPQIDAMFSGHTHGMQFGVRTERFQWSPVQYIYKEWAGLYQEQRQQLYVNVGYGFLGYPGRVGILPEITIFELKRA; from the coding sequence ATGGGCCGATTACCCCTAATTATATTCTTATCCGTTTTTCTTTTAATATTTGACTATTACTGCTACCGTGCTATATTATCCGTTTTTAAAAAATGGAAGCCGAGTACAAAAAAGCTATTTACTATACTTTGGTGGACTTATACCATTGGTCTGGTGCTAGGTGTTTTTGCAGGGATTTACTTGAACCTATACCTTACGATAAGGGCAGTTATTCTGGTGGCCTTCTTTTTAACGGTTGGTTGTAAATTAGTCATGCTACCCTTCTTGCTGATAGATGACTTAAGAAGGGGCATTATTAAGCTTTTAAGACTATGCAGCAAGCAAAAACCTGCAGGCGTTGCACTACCCACTACTCCAATAAGTAGAGCAGAACCTATCAGTCGCTCGGCTTTTATTGTTAAAGCAGGCATCCTTACGGCTGCAGTTCCACTGGCCTCATTAAGCTGGGGAATTGTATCTGGTGCTTATGATTACAAGATAAAACGTAAAACTCTTATCCTGCCAAATTTGCCCAAAGCTTTTGATGGCATAAAAATGGGGCAGATTTCCGACATCCATTCCGGCAGCTTCTATAACCGTAAAGCGGTACTTGGTGGTGTTGAAATGTTACTAGGTGAAAAACCTGACTTTATTTTCTTTACGGGTGATCTGGTAAATGATATGGCCTCAGAAATGCGCGATTATCAGGATATTTTTTCGAAGGTAAAGGCCCCTCTAGGTGTATATTCGACGTTGGGTAATCACGACTATGGGGATTACCACTTTGGCAAAGCTCCGTCTCCTGCAAAGGCAAGAAACTTACAGGACGTAATAAAAACGCACAAACTGATAGGCTGGGATCTGCTGATGAATGAGAACAGAAGGTTAAAGATTGATGGCGAAGAGATAGGTATTTTGGGTATAGAAAACTGGGGAATGGGCCGTTTTCCGAAATATGGACGGATGGACCTGGCGGTTAAGCACACTGACGATTTGCCGGTTAAACTACTCCTTTCTCATGATCCTTCTCATTGGCGCGGTCAGGTGCTTGAAAAATATCCACAAATAGACGCCATGTTTAGTGGTCATACCCATGGAATGCAATTTGGAGTTAGAACTGAACGTTTTCAATGGAGTCCTGTACAATATATTTATAAGGAATGGGCAGGCTTGTATCAGGAACAAAGACAACAGCTTTATGTAAATGTAGGCTATGGCTTTTTAGGCTATCCCGGAAGAGTTGGAATTCTACCGGAAATAACGATATTTGAATTGAAGCGAGCTTAA
- a CDS encoding response regulator transcription factor has protein sequence MSKGVKILIVEDDENLRFLVVHRLKSEGYEVSEVGDGEAAERIILEEKPDIVLLDWMLPGKQGAEVCEDVRRQGFDNLIIMMTAKAQDVDKIDAYNFGASDYVTKPFNMDVLVAMLESKVKFILNNERAEVHRFGNMEHHPNIHTLFREGKKIELTILENRILLYFLRNPNKVINRDELMLVVWGYNSDVNTRTLDMHIVRLRKKIELNPDNPQLLQTVRGVGYRFNPA, from the coding sequence ATGTCGAAAGGAGTTAAAATACTGATAGTTGAAGACGATGAGAACTTACGTTTTTTAGTAGTACATCGTTTGAAATCTGAAGGATATGAAGTTTCGGAAGTTGGAGATGGAGAAGCCGCAGAACGGATTATATTGGAGGAAAAACCGGATATTGTTTTGCTAGACTGGATGTTACCTGGCAAGCAGGGCGCCGAGGTATGTGAAGATGTACGCAGGCAAGGTTTCGATAATTTGATTATTATGATGACTGCCAAAGCGCAGGATGTAGATAAGATCGATGCTTATAATTTTGGGGCTTCAGACTATGTAACCAAGCCGTTTAACATGGATGTATTGGTAGCGATGCTGGAGAGTAAAGTGAAGTTTATTTTAAACAATGAGCGCGCTGAAGTACATCGTTTTGGTAATATGGAACATCACCCTAACATTCATACTTTATTTAGAGAGGGTAAAAAGATTGAGTTGACAATTCTGGAGAACAGGATACTACTTTATTTTTTGCGTAATCCGAATAAAGTTATCAATAGAGATGAGTTGATGCTGGTGGTTTGGGGATACAATTCCGATGTAAATACACGTACGCTTGATATGCATATTGTACGTCTGCGTAAAAAGATTGAACTAAATCCGGATAACCCACAATTGTTGCAAACAGTTAGGGGAGTAGGATATCGTTTTAATCCGGCTTAA